The genomic window GTTATTGTCCAAGACATATTTAAATTCCAATACCATATTGTCGTAGCCATTCACCTTAGCACTCACTTCGTCTAAGAGCGTTTGGGCTTCAGGATCTCGGTTTTGTGCTTGACACATACCGATGCTCATGGTTAATATTAATACTAATAAATTTTTCATTTGTTTATACTTATTGCTTTTTAACGGTCAAATGTTTTCGCTATTCATTATTCTATTGAGCAATGATTCTTTGGACACGCTCGGTTCATATTTTTATGTAATTTCTTGATCTAATAATTGATTTAGGGCTAGAAAGTCGGGGACAAGTACTTGCCGTGCTTTACTGCCTTCAAACGGGCCAACAATTCCAGCGGCTTCTAGTTGGTCAATCAATCGCCCAGCTCTGTTGTATCCTAGTTTTAATTTACGTTGTAATAACGAAGCCGATCCTTGTTGAGCGGTTACAATCACTTCGGCAGCTTCTCTAAACAATTGATCTCTTTCGTTGATATTGTTATCAAGACTTGTGCCAGACTCTTCACTCACGTATTCTGGTAACAAATAAGCACTCGGATAGGCTTTTTGAGATCCAATATAATCGGTTAGTTTTTCTACTTCTGGTGTATCTACAAAAGCACATTGAATACGGACCATATCGTTTCCTTGGGTGTATAATAAATCTCCACGTCCTATCAACTGATCCGCTCCTGAACTGTCTAAAATGGTTCTAGAATCAATTTTTGAAGTCACTCTAAATGCAATACGCGCTGGGAAATTCGCTTTGATAATTCCTGTAATTACATTCACCGATGGGCGTTGAGTAGCTACAATCAAATGGATTCCAATCGCTCTGGCCAACTGTGCCAATCGGGCAATAGGCGTTTCAACTTCCTTACCAGCAGTCATAATTAAATCGGCAAATTCATCAACGACCAAAACGATATAAGGCAAAAACTTATGCCCATCGTTCGGGTTCAGTTTTCGTGCCTTAAATTTTTCGTTGTATTCTTTAATATTTCTACAAAACGCATTTTTAAGCATCTCATAACGATTGTCCATTTCAATACACAACGAGTTCAAAGTATTGATCACCTTGGTGTTATCAGTAATGATGGCATCCTCACTATCAGGAAGTTTTGCTAAATAATGACGTTCAATTTTATTAAAAAGTGTCAGTTCTACTTTCTTTGGATCGACCAAAACAAACTTAACCTCTGCGGGGTGTTTTTTGTACAATAAAGAGGTAAGAACTGCATTCAGTCCTACCGATTTTCCTTGACCAGTTGCACCCGCCATAAGTAGGTGAGGCATTTTAGCTAAATCCACGACAAAGGTTTCATTGCTAATTGTTTTTCCCAAAGCGATCGGAAGTTCCATTTCTGATTTTTGAAACTTCTGAGAGGCAATGACAGAATGCATAGATACAATCGTTGCATTTTTGTTTGGCACTTCAATACCAATTGTTCCTCGACCAGGAATTGGTGCAATAATTCGAATGCCCAATGCTGAAAGTGAAAGTGCAATATCGTCTTCTAAATTCTTTATTTTTGAGATACGCACTCCAGCTTCTGGAATGATTTCATATAATGTAACCGTTGGTCCAATCGTTGCTTTGATATTTGCAATCCCAATTTTATAATTGCTGAGCGTCTCAACAATTTTATTTTTATTTTCTTCTAGCTCTTCTTGATTGATGGTAATCCCTTCAGTATCGTACTTTTTAAGTAAATCTAAAGAAGGAAATTTAAACTTTGATAACTCCAACGTAGGATCAACCTCCCCAAAGTCTTCCACTAATTTTGCAGCAAGGTTATCGGTTTCAGACACCTCTTCAACACTGGCTTCAATTTTCATTTCTAAGGGCACTTCTTCTTGTTCTTCCTCTTCCTCGATACTGGGCTCTTCTGTAGGAGTATTCACTTCTAAAGTACTCGAAGAATCAATACTTGAATGGTTTGAAATTGTAGGTTCTAGGTTTTCTAAAGGAACTTCAAATGATGATTTTATAGGTTCATTTTCTTCAGTTCCGAGATCATCAACTAAAGAGTTAGAAGGTTGGTCTTCTTCAGATAATTCAGATTTAAGTTCGTTTTTAGTCCGTACAAAGAGGCGTGCAATTTGCTGTGGCCCGACCTTGAAACGCAAGGCGATGTACACAATAAAACAAAACAGCAATAATAGGGCAGTTCCTATTTTTCCTACATAGTCTTGTAGTAATATATTTAATTCAAATCCAATGACGCCTCCTAATTTTGGAGCCGTTTCAAATGCAAATCCAAATAACATAGATCCCCAAATAATCACAAGCGTTCCCCAGAACCAATTTCGCCATAAGCGTTTTTTGGAGGAGTTTGCCAATACTGAAATCCCGGATAGAAATAACAATCCAGAGAATATAAATGAAGAGATTCCAAATCCTTTGTATATAAGCAATTGACTGATCCAAGCACCTACTTTGCTAAGCCAGTTGTTGGTTTCTACAGTTCGGTTGGTGAAGTCGCCTAGAACACTTTGGTCACTTTCTCCCGTAAACAAATAGGAGAGGAGGGATATAAATAATAAGATTCCAAGAATTACTAAAAAACTCCCAAGCACCAATCGTTGAGAATTTGTGAGGGTGAAATTAAGTTTTGAGAACCGTTTTTGGGTAGTTTTAGTTGTTGATTTTCTAGCCATTGCTCTTTCGGAGGTTTTAACAAAAATACAAATTACTTGCGTTTATCCTATCAATGGACACTGTTTTGTTTTTAACAATATTTCACACCTAATTTATTTAAGGAATTGGTTTTTTATGGCTTGGGTTTTAAACGATTCGATTGAATGATAAGAACCGTAACTCCAAATATAACGATCCCACAGATTACGTATAAATGTGTTTTTTCGTCGATGGTTAAAAGCGATAGAATCCCTTCAACAATGAGAACGCTGAGCCCTGTTAAGACTAAATACTTTCGGGCGACCTGCGTTAGTTTGTCCATGTCTATTTTCTCTTTTTCTTCTTTTGATAGGGTGTTGTAACCAGCAATCAAATCAGAGTTATTCTTAACAAGAATTCCTGTTAAAATTAAAATCATTCCAGTAATTAGACTTCCATAGATTATAATACAATAATTAATTAGCACTCAAATTTAATAATTCAACTTCACAAAACTGTTTATATTTATGTAAATTTGAGCTTGAATATTATATTATGGAAAAAGACTTAGGGGACTACCGCAAATCCTACGATAAAGGAGCACTATTAGAAACAGCTATTTCAGACAATCCGATGGAATTGTTTCAGAAGTGGTTTCATGAAGTGGATGCGCATTTCCATCAAGACGAAACCAATGCCATGACCATTTCAACACTCGGGTTGGATGGCTACCCTAAAAACAGAGTTGTACTGTTGAAGAAATATACTTTTGAAGGCTTTATTTTTTATACAAATTACGAAAGCGAAAAAGGAAAAGCAATCACTGCCAATCCAAATGTCTGTCTCTCGTTTCATTGGGCAGCTGCCGAACGTCAGGTGATTATTAAAGGAACTGCCGAAAAAATAGCGGATAATCTTAGTGACGGCTATTTTGAATCGCGACCGAAAGGAAGTCAATTGGGAGCAATTGCCTCAAATCAAAGTTCTGTAATAGAGAATAGAGAAGTGTTGGAAACAAAATTAAAATCCTTAGAATCAGAATACGAAACCAAAGATATTCCCCGTCCTGAATTTTGGGGTGGATTTATGGTCAAGCCAATAGAAATTGAGTTTTGGCAGGGCAGAGCCAACCGACTTCATGACCGCATTCGTTACCAATTACAAGAAGACTATTCTTGGAAAATAGACCGTTTATCCCCTTAAATATGAAATCAATTGTTTTTATACGTCACGCAAAATCGTCCTGGAAATTCCGACTTGCAGACGAAAAGCGACCGCTCAATAAACGAGGGTTGTTTGATGCCGAATTTATGTCGTCTTTAGATATTGTAAAATCATTCCAACCCGATGCTGTGTTTTGTAGTACTGCGAAACGCACCCGAGAAACCTGTGATTTTTTCTTAAAATATGCTGTATCTACAGAAACACAAGTGCATTATTCAGATCAGTTGTACGATTTTAGTGGGCCAGGTTTAGAAGCATTTATCAACACGATCGATGCGAGTGTATCGAACGTCTTTATTTTTGGTCATAACAACGCATTAACAGCCATTGTAAATACTAAAGGTGATCAGTATATAGAAAATATTCCTACCTGTGGAATTGTTAAAATTAATTTCAAAACCAACCGATGGAGTGAGTGTTCAAATGGGGTTGTGGAATATAAGTTATTTCCTAAAAATCTAAATCCTTAAAAGTAGAACTACCCGTGAATGGATTCGGTGACGCTTAATGTTTTCATAATCTCTGCTTCGAATTCTAAGAGAGCCTCCCATTTTTGATCCACTTCTTTGCGCTCGCCATATTGTCTTGCAAATCCTAAAAATGAGCTGTAATGATTCGCTTCGCTAATCATTAATTTTCTGTAAAATTTAGCAAGTTTCTTATCTTCTAAATGTTCAGACAACAGTCGGAAGCGTTCACAGCTCCTGGCTTCAATCAACGCTGCCAAAAGTAAACGATGTACCAATTGTGTGGTGCGACTGCCTCCTTTTGGGAAAAACTGCAATAGTTTTGACACATAGGCATCTTTTCGATCGCGCCCTAAAGTGAAGCCACGCTCTAAGATGAGATCGTGCACCATTTTGAAATGACTCATTTCCTCTTCTACCAAAGCAATCATTTCTTGCACCAACTCCGTATATTCAGGGAAACTCACAATTAATGAAATGGCAGTACTGGCCGCTTTTTGTTCACAAAAGGCATGGTCCGATAAAATTTCTTCTAAATTCTTTTCAGCGATGTTTACCCATCTCGGGTCTGACGGTAACTTTAGTCCAAGCATAAATTATAAATCTAAATCAAAGGTTTTACGTAAAAGCTCAACGTGTATGTTTTTCTCTACTAATTTTTGATACTTATCTTCTGGAGTGTATGCATATTGTTTCTCCAGGGTTTCATTGACAATGATGTCTAACGAAATTGAGAAATTATTAACGGCTTTTCGTAAGTATTGTAACAACTCAAATTGCTGACGTTCCACTTCGATTTTATTGGTGGTATTTGGAAACTCCAATCGAATGGTATTTTCGTTGATGAGTTTTGGCGTATCAATCTGAAGAATTGCTGCTAAATTGTATTTTCCGTCCGCTTCTAATTTCGTTACAAAAATATTCCAAAATTTGATAAGCGTTTCTAAGGTAAACGCATCGTTTGGCAGATCTTCTTCATCAACCGTGACTTCCATCAGTTTAATTTGGTGCTCCTTTTTCTTTCGAATGCTACTGAGCGACAGTCCAGAAGTGGGGCGTTGTGTGCTACTAATGACGGGGATGGGTAATTCCTTTTTAGGATAGGGAGTTTTTGGCTCCTCTACTTTTTCAGCAACCGCTGGAATTTCTTTCGCTGGGTATTTCGAAGGTTCTTGAGTTGGTGTTTCTGGAGCCACAACCGGTCGAGTGACTTTAACTTCAGGAATGTTATTGGATCTGAAGTAAGATGCGGGAATTATGAATCCGCTAGGCTTTTTTTTTTCTCCATCAAAAGTGATAGAGGCAAGCTGCATGAGACAAAGTTCGACCAACAGTCGCTGGTTTTTACTCGTTTTATATTTCAGATCACAATCGTTTGCAAGTTCAATACCTTGAATCAAAAAGGCTTGTGAGGTGATCTCCGATTGTGTTTTATAGATGGCTTTTGTATCATCGCCCACTTCTAACAATTCAATAGTTTGAGGTGTTTTAGAAACCAATAAATCTCTAAAATGAGATGCCAAGCCTGTTATAAAATGTTGACCATCAAATCCTTTGGAAAGGATATGGTTAAAATGCAATAGTAAATCTGGAATTTTATTGGCTAAAATTAAATCAGTGGCTTCAAAAAAGGTGTCGTAATCTAAAACGTTTAGATTTTCTGTGACCGCTTGACGGGTTAGGTTTTTACCAGAAAAACTAACAACTCTGTCAAATATCGAAAGGGCATCTCTCATGGCGCCATCTGCTTTTTGAGCGATGATGTGTAAGGCATCATCTTCTGCAGTAATTCCTTGTTCTTCAGCAATGATCTTCAAATAATTTTTAGCGTCTGTGACCGTAATTCTTTTAAAATCAAAAATCTGACAACGCGATAAAATCGTTGGAATGATCTTGTGCTTTTCAGTAGTCGCTAAAATAAAAATACAATGTTTTGGGGGCTCTTCTAAGGTCTTTAGAAAGGCATTAAAAGCCGAAGGCGATAACATATGTACTTCATCAATGATATATACTTTGTAGTTTCCTACCTGTGGGGGAATCCGAACTTGATCTGTAAGACTTCTAATATCATCTACAGAATTGTTAGAGGCAGCATCTAATTCAAAAATATTAAAGGCGAAATCTTCATTTTTATGTTCAGCACCTTCACTGTTAATCATTTTGGCAAGAATCCGCGCGCAAGTGGTTTTACCAACGCCTCTCGGACCTGTAAACAGCAAAGCTTGTGCGAGGTGATTTTGATCAATGGCGTTTTTTAGCGTATTGGTAATTGCAGACTGACCCACTACATCTTTAAATGTTTGAGGTCTGTATTTTAATGCCGATACAATAAATGGTTCCATAAAAATCTTATTGAAACAAATTTAAATATTCATGGCCGATTGCCTAAATTAAACCCTGTAAAATTAAAAGGAGTTATTAACAATTTATGTATTTTTGCCGCAAAGCAGATCGCCTTATCGCTGTTCGTTTTAAACGAAGGGAGGAAAGTCCGGACACCATAGTGTATTATAGTGGCTAACGGCCACCAGTCGTAAGGCTAGGAAAAGTGCAACAGAAAGAATGTACAGGTTAAGCTGTAGTGAAACCAGGTAAACTCTATAAGGTGCAATGTCATGTATATCAGTGCTTGAGCGCGACACGTGCGATGCTGAAGGGTAGGCAGCTAAAGTTTACTGGCAACAGTAAACGTAGATAAATGATAAGGGTCACATTTTGTGTGATACAGGATCCGGCTTATAGATCTGCTTTTTTTTAATTTTCGAAAAAACTAAACCGATTTCCACCGTAACCTTTCACTTCTGAGAATTGAGGTGCAGAAGACAAATCTGTTTGTTTGGAATGTTCTACAATCAGTACACCATCTTCCTCTAAGAGTTCGTTTTGAAACACAAGCTCTACAATTTTTAAAAACTTTTCATGTTCTAGCTCATAAGGAGGATCGGCAAAAATAATCGTTTGGGGTTGTTTTGTTTTTTCTAAAAAGCCAAAGACTTCTGCTTTTACCACTTGGATAGGCATTTCAAATTCTTCGGAGGTTTGCGAAATAAATTTTGTACAATGAAAGTTTTGATCGACCGCCACAATGGATTCCGTCCCTCTTGAAGCAAATTCATAGCTAATATTTCCGGTGCCCGAAAATAAATCTAATACCGAGATATCATGAAAATGATAGCGATGGTTGAGGATGTTAAACAACGCTTCTTTGGCCATATCGGTGGTGGGACGCACGGGTAATTTTTTTGGTGCCATAATTCGTCTGGCCTTGAATATTCCTGATATGATTCGCATTATAAGCTGTTTAGGAGTGTAAAATGTTTAGAACTAGCATCGTTGCTGTAAAGCATTGCATCTTCATGTAAAAGACTGACGTGCCTTACATACTTGTATGCAATCTGATAGAGGTCGTCATTTTCATCAACAGAGCCCATTAAGATTGCTGGAAATTCTTCGGGATTCAGTTGTAATTGTTCCGCTGTAAATAAAAGGTAATAAATAAAATCTTCTTTAGTACTGTACTCAAAACGGTTGTAAAACTTTAAATGATTGTTTTCAACCACAATAATTTCAAAATGAGAGGTCTCAATATTGAGATACATTTTCAAGGATTTTGAATTTTTTTCAAGTGTCAACACGCGGTTTAATGTAATGGTGGCACTGTGCTTGTATTCAAAACTTCCAAAACGCTCAAATATAAAATTGTTGATATTTACGAGTGGTACATATACAACCACTATATCTGCAATTTTCAGAGGATCATACGTGATGAAATCTGTTTTTAATATTTTGGTATTAAATTTTAGATAATCGACTAGGTTCGTTTCATCAAACAAAGGCTTAGGAACAAGGGTCGCTAATTCATTGTCGTGAATGACGGTCACCTTGCCGAATTGTTTTTGAAGCTCTTCTAGACTGTTAAAACTATGGGTGAGTTGATCTAAAAGGGCTTGAGGGGTTTGTTTCTTATCAAAATTCACCGACTCTAAAAATTCAATTTTCGAGTCCATTAAGTTTAAAACAAAAAAAGAAAGTCCATTCAAGTTTACTTGAATGGACAATTCATATATGGAGTCTGATATGTTATTGTTCTTTAGAATAATTTTTTGGCCAGTTTCCATTTGTATTTATTTCTTCCATAGACCCTACCTTTAGGCTCGGTCCATTCACACCTTCTACAGATTTGACTTCAGATTCAAGATCTACTAAGTTCTTATCTTGGTCAAATAAAATTACTTTTTTAGAAACAGAGGCTTCAAACACAGGAATGTTCACTCCGTTTTGTTCCAAAAGACCTGCTTTTAATTCAAATTTTTGTCCATCTTCTAAGGTAGGAATGTTCATCATTGTTTTGTATCGAGGATCCGCTCCAAACAAGGAGTCTCTTACAGGAACAAAGCCTAGTGTGTCAATAATGACAATATCTTTAGGCGTATCAACTCCGTAAATACGTGTCAATTCTTTGTCAATGATCGTGGAATCTCTTCGTTGTGTGATTGTGAATTTTTCATTTTCAATGAATTTCACTAAGCTATCCCAATTTGCTTCAAATTGACCAGTCACAGTTCTGTGTGCTAATTCGGCATCTCTAATATCTTTTAGATTTTCGATAACCACCTTGTAGCGTTTTTCTTTTAGTTGATTGAATTGAATTTCACCATAGACAGACATAATGGTGATGTACCCTAAATAAATGATGAGTCCCCAGAGGCCAACAAGAATAAATGGTTTGTATTTTTTTGGGACGTTTTTATCAATTAGATAAACAATTCCAATGGTCAGTAAAATGACGGCAACGATTATTAAAAAAATTATCATAGTTTTATAAATTGTTATGAGACACTACAAATCTACAATTTTTTTTTATTCAATAAAGTGAATGTTACAAAAAATCATTTCTATATTTGAATAAAAATATATCTGCTATACAATCGAATGGATAAAAATGACTTTTATAAACTACTAAAAACCAGTTTTCCTTTTACGCCAACGGTTAAGCAAAACATTGGATTACAGCAACTTTCTAACTTTGTTTTTAGTACGGTTGCCAATGAACTCTTTGTTTTAAAAGGCTATGCTGGTACTGGAAAAACAACAATTATTGGAGTGCTTGTAAAAAACTTATGGGAAGTTCAAAAAAATGCTGTTTTATTGGCGCCAACAGGACGTGCAGCTAAGGTGATTAGCAACTATTCACAAAAAGAAGCGTTTACCATTCATAAGAAAATTTATGTGCCACGTTCCGAAAAAAACGGTAAAATTTCTTTTGTACTGGCGCCTAACAAGCACAAAAAGACCATTTTTATTGTGGATGAAGCCTCTATGATCTCAGATATTTCCAATCAAGCAAAGTTATTTGGAACGGGGTCGTTGTTGGACGATTTGATTCAATATGTGTATTCTGGCTTTCAGTGTAAGTTGTTGTTAATTGGTGATACCGCACAGTTGCCACCTGTGAAACTCGATTTGAGTCCTGCGTTAAATGAATCTAACTTAGAGCTCAACTACAATAAAGAAGTTCTCCGTCTAGAGTTGGACGAAGTGGTGAGGCAAGGGGAAGATTCTGGGATTTTATTCAATGCCACGCATTTGAGGGAAGCCATCTCAAATTCGTACTTTGATTCTTTTGAATTCAACCTTAAAGGGTTCAAAGATATTGTGCGTTTGAATGATGGTTATGAGATTATGGATGCTATTAACGATGCTTATAGCAACTTAGGGAATGAAGAAACGGCTTTAATAGTGCGCTCTAATAAACGAGCAAACCTCTATAATGAGCAAATTCGTTCTCGGATTTTGTTTAATGAAAATGAATTGACAGCGGGCGATTTTTTAATGATTGTTAAAAATAATTACTTTTGGTTAAAGCCTACAAGTGCAGCTGGGTTTATAGCCAATGGGGATATTATAGAAGTTTTGGAAGTTTTTAGTGTTAAAGAATTATATGGTTTTCGGTTTGCAGAAGTTAAAATCCGAATGGTAGATTATCCTAAAATGCGCCCATTTGAAACCGTTTTAATGTTAGATACCATCACCTTAGAAACCCCTTCTTTGCCCTATGAAGAGTCCAATAAATTATATCAAGAAATACTAAAAGATTTTGAAGATGAACCCTCTTCTTATAAAAAGTTTTTAGGCGTTAAAAAGAGTAAATACCTCAATTCACTCCAAGTGAAATTTTCGTATGCGATTACCTGTCACAAATCGCAAGGGGGGCAGTGGAATACCGTATTTGTAGAGCAGCCTTATTTACCAAATGGTATCGATCGTGACTACTTGCGTTGGCTTTATACAGCAATGACGCGTGCCAAAGAAAAACTATATCTAATTGGTTTTCAAGATGATTATTTTGAAGATTAAAGACGATTCCTTTAAATAAATTCTCAAAAAAATATTGTATTTTTGTTCATTAATTAATCTTAAGCTAAATGAAAATAATTGCCATGATTCCTGCGCGTTACGACTCATCTCGTTTTCCTGGAAAACTTATGCAAAATCTAGGAGGGAAGAGTGTCATTCTTCGTACCTATGAGGCTACAATGGAAACAAATTTATTTAGCGATGTCTATGTAGTGACCGACAGTGAGATTATTTCACAGGAAATTAAAAGTCACGGCGGAAAAGTTTTCATGAGCCAAAAAATACATGAATCAGGAAGTGATCGTATTGCCGAAGCTGCGGAAGCGATTGATTGTGATATTGTGGTCAATGTGCAAGGAGATGAACCTTTTACAGACAAAGAGAGTTTGATAAAAGTCTTAGATGAATTTGAAAATGATTCTGAAAATGAAATTGATTTAGCCTCTTTAATGATCCATATTACAGATGCTGAAGAAATTCTGAATAGAAACTCTGTTAAAGTAATCGTTGATCAACGTAATTTCGCTCTCTATTTTTCAAGAAGTCCCATTCCTTATTCCAGAGATAAAACAGTAGATACTAAGTATTTTAAACATAAAGGTGTGTATGCTTTTAGAAAACAAGCCTTACTTGATTTCACAAAACTTCCCATGAAAATGTTGGAGGCTTCTGAAAAAATAGAATGCATTCGTTATTTAGAGTTTGGGAAAAAAATAAAAATGGTGGAAACAGATATTCACGGCATTGAAATTGACACTCCCGAAGATTTGATAAACGCCAATAAACATTGGAAAACGAATTAATTAAGAAGAATAATATTGAAAAAATTAGATATAAGCGCTTGGAATCGCAAACACCATTTTAATCATTTTAATGCATTAGCAGATCCTTATTTTGGGGTGACGATTCCTTTTGATGTGTCTAAAGCCTACAAAAAATCAAAGGACACGGGTTCTAGTTTTTTTGCGATCTATCTTCACGACTGTATGAAAGCGATTAATGCAGTTGAAAATTTTAAATATAGAATTATAGACGACGAAGTATTTGAATGCGATGTCATACACGCTTCTTCAACCATTCTAAGAGCTGATAAAACCTTTGGTTTTAGCTATATCAATTTTTCAGAAAACTTTGAAGAATTTAACACCAATTTACTGAAAGAAAAACAACGCATTGATGAATCTTCGGAACTTTACCCCCCAGTTTATGGTTTAGATTGTATCCATTGTTCTGCCTTGCCTTGGTTTTCTTTTACATCCCAAAAAGAGCCTTTTTCAGGGGTCAAAGATTCCGTACCCAAATTAGCATTTAGTAAAACCTACAAAGAAAACGATTCATTATTGATGAATGTAGGGATTAGTGCAAATCATGCCTTAATAGACGGCTATCATGTCGGGCAATTTGCAGAATTATTTCAAAAAAACCTTAACCTCCCATAATATATTATTATGGATTAATACTACCTAGTTATGAATATGAGTTTTAAAAATTTCCCCATGGTTTCCAAAGTTGTCTTTGGTCGCGGTAGTTTCACCCAATTAGGTGAAATCTTAGCCCCAGAACGTCTAAATGAAAGTGCCCCTTTCATATTTCTTGTTGACGACGTATTTGAACACAATGCATCCTTAATAGCCAAAATCCCCTTACTGTATAAGGATCAAATTATCTTCATATCATCTGAAGAAGAACCCAAAACAACACAAGTAGATAAATTGGTCGAAGACATCGTTTTAAACTCGAGTGTGTTGCCCTCAGGAATTATTGGAATAGGAGGGGGAACCCTTTTAGATTTAGCCAAAGCAGTTGCTTTGATGCTAACGAATGACGGATCGAGCCACGAGTATCAAGGCTGGGATTTGATAAAAAATAAAGGCATTTATCATGTTGGTGTTCCTACAATTTCAGGCACAGGTGCCGAAGTGTCAAGAACAACCATTTTGACAGGGCCCACTATGAAATTAGGAATCAATAGTGATTTTACACCCTTTGATCAAGTAATTTTAGACCCAGAACTTACGGAAGGTGTTTCTAAAGAACAATGGTTTTATACAGGAATGGATTGTTATATTCATTGTATAGAATCGCTTACAGGAGAGTATATCAACTCCTTTAGTAAAACTTATGGAGAAACAGCTTTAAGTCTTTGTAAAGAAGTCTTTTTAGAGACGTTGATCCAAGAAGAAAGTCAAGATAAATTGATGATGGCGTCTTGGCATGGTGGAATGAGCATTGCGTATTCGCAAGTGGGCGTTGCCCACGCCATGAGTTATGGCTTGTCTTTTTTATTAGGGACCAAGCATGGGATTGGAAATTGTATCGTATTTGATCACTTAGAAGAATTTTATCCAGAAGGGGTTGAATTGTTCAAAAAGATGAAAGCAAAGCATAATATCTCATTACCGCAAGGAATTTGCGCCAACCTCACAGACAAACAATTTGACATCATGATTGATGTCTCTTTGAGTCTTGAACCCTTATGGGAAAATGCCATCGGAAAAGATTGGAAAACCAAAATAACAAGATCCCGCTTAAAGGACCTTTATTCTAAAATGTAACATGCACAGGATATCAAAATTTATATACCATCGTTTATTAGGTTGGAAATCAACCGGTTTTAAAAATTTTGATTCTGTAAAAAAAGCAGTGCTTATTGCAGCACCCCATACGAGTTGGCATGACTTTTATATAGGGGTGCTTTTAAGATCATCCCTAAAGCTGGAAGCACATTTCGTAGGGAAGAATGCATTATTTAATCCTTTAACAGCTTGGTTTTTTAGAGCCCTTGGCGGGGCACCTGTACGCCGAAATGCAAATGAAAAACAAGTGGATGCTATTGCTAGACTGTTTGAAGATAGAGAGGTGTTTCGTATGTTGTTAGCTCCCGAAGGCACTCGTAAAAAGGTTGAGTCCTGGCGAACGGGATTTTACTTTATAGCCAAAACGGCAAAAGTCCCTGTAGTTATGTTGTCTTTTGATTTTGAAAATAAAGAGAATAAGTTCTCAGAACCTTTTTACCCCACCGATGATATGGAAGCAGATTTTAAGTTTATGCGTGCGTTTT from Formosa sp. Hel1_33_131 includes these protein-coding regions:
- a CDS encoding DUF3784 domain-containing protein, which encodes MILILTGILVKNNSDLIAGYNTLSKEEKEKIDMDKLTQVARKYLVLTGLSVLIVEGILSLLTIDEKTHLYVICGIVIFGVTVLIIQSNRLKPKP
- a CDS encoding DNA translocase FtsK, which encodes MARKSTTKTTQKRFSKLNFTLTNSQRLVLGSFLVILGILLFISLLSYLFTGESDQSVLGDFTNRTVETNNWLSKVGAWISQLLIYKGFGISSFIFSGLLFLSGISVLANSSKKRLWRNWFWGTLVIIWGSMLFGFAFETAPKLGGVIGFELNILLQDYVGKIGTALLLLFCFIVYIALRFKVGPQQIARLFVRTKNELKSELSEEDQPSNSLVDDLGTEENEPIKSSFEVPLENLEPTISNHSSIDSSSTLEVNTPTEEPSIEEEEEQEEVPLEMKIEASVEEVSETDNLAAKLVEDFGEVDPTLELSKFKFPSLDLLKKYDTEGITINQEELEENKNKIVETLSNYKIGIANIKATIGPTVTLYEIIPEAGVRISKIKNLEDDIALSLSALGIRIIAPIPGRGTIGIEVPNKNATIVSMHSVIASQKFQKSEMELPIALGKTISNETFVVDLAKMPHLLMAGATGQGKSVGLNAVLTSLLYKKHPAEVKFVLVDPKKVELTLFNKIERHYLAKLPDSEDAIITDNTKVINTLNSLCIEMDNRYEMLKNAFCRNIKEYNEKFKARKLNPNDGHKFLPYIVLVVDEFADLIMTAGKEVETPIARLAQLARAIGIHLIVATQRPSVNVITGIIKANFPARIAFRVTSKIDSRTILDSSGADQLIGRGDLLYTQGNDMVRIQCAFVDTPEVEKLTDYIGSQKAYPSAYLLPEYVSEESGTSLDNNINERDQLFREAAEVIVTAQQGSASLLQRKLKLGYNRAGRLIDQLEAAGIVGPFEGSKARQVLVPDFLALNQLLDQEIT
- a CDS encoding SixA phosphatase family protein — encoded protein: MKSIVFIRHAKSSWKFRLADEKRPLNKRGLFDAEFMSSLDIVKSFQPDAVFCSTAKRTRETCDFFLKYAVSTETQVHYSDQLYDFSGPGLEAFINTIDASVSNVFIFGHNNALTAIVNTKGDQYIENIPTCGIVKINFKTNRWSECSNGVVEYKLFPKNLNP
- the dnaX gene encoding DNA polymerase III subunit gamma/tau, coding for MEPFIVSALKYRPQTFKDVVGQSAITNTLKNAIDQNHLAQALLFTGPRGVGKTTCARILAKMINSEGAEHKNEDFAFNIFELDAASNNSVDDIRSLTDQVRIPPQVGNYKVYIIDEVHMLSPSAFNAFLKTLEEPPKHCIFILATTEKHKIIPTILSRCQIFDFKRITVTDAKNYLKIIAEEQGITAEDDALHIIAQKADGAMRDALSIFDRVVSFSGKNLTRQAVTENLNVLDYDTFFEATDLILANKIPDLLLHFNHILSKGFDGQHFITGLASHFRDLLVSKTPQTIELLEVGDDTKAIYKTQSEITSQAFLIQGIELANDCDLKYKTSKNQRLLVELCLMQLASITFDGEKKKPSGFIIPASYFRSNNIPEVKVTRPVVAPETPTQEPSKYPAKEIPAVAEKVEEPKTPYPKKELPIPVISSTQRPTSGLSLSSIRKKKEHQIKLMEVTVDEEDLPNDAFTLETLIKFWNIFVTKLEADGKYNLAAILQIDTPKLINENTIRLEFPNTTNKIEVERQQFELLQYLRKAVNNFSISLDIIVNETLEKQYAYTPEDKYQKLVEKNIHVELLRKTFDLDL
- a CDS encoding tRNA-(ms[2]io[6]A)-hydroxylase, whose protein sequence is MLGLKLPSDPRWVNIAEKNLEEILSDHAFCEQKAASTAISLIVSFPEYTELVQEMIALVEEEMSHFKMVHDLILERGFTLGRDRKDAYVSKLLQFFPKGGSRTTQLVHRLLLAALIEARSCERFRLLSEHLEDKKLAKFYRKLMISEANHYSSFLGFARQYGERKEVDQKWEALLEFEAEIMKTLSVTESIHG
- the pdxH gene encoding pyridoxamine 5'-phosphate oxidase, with translation MEKDLGDYRKSYDKGALLETAISDNPMELFQKWFHEVDAHFHQDETNAMTISTLGLDGYPKNRVVLLKKYTFEGFIFYTNYESEKGKAITANPNVCLSFHWAAAERQVIIKGTAEKIADNLSDGYFESRPKGSQLGAIASNQSSVIENREVLETKLKSLESEYETKDIPRPEFWGGFMVKPIEIEFWQGRANRLHDRIRYQLQEDYSWKIDRLSP